Proteins encoded together in one Marinithermus hydrothermalis DSM 14884 window:
- a CDS encoding YpdA family putative bacillithiol disulfide reductase translates to MLDLVVVGAGPVGIAAGIEAKRKGLAVRLLERGTVAHTVYRFPLDMVFFSEARKIEVGGHPFVSLGPKPTRKEALTYYRRVVEAEGLEVWTYTEVTRLEGREGAFRVHYRDREGEGSLEARYVLVATGYFDAPNRLGVPGEELPHVTYRYTEAAPYWGRRVVVVGGSNSAVETALDLYRGGARVTLVHRGPSVRPGVKYWLRPDFENRVKEGAIQALYNARVTEITPRAVVVERMGERLEVPADFVVIQIGYRAVDDLIRNAGARYEGDKPLLSEAFETSVPGLFVAGSAGFGANTRTVFIENGREHAAQAVAEIARRLEAAGVEG, encoded by the coding sequence ATGTTGGACCTGGTTGTGGTTGGCGCCGGACCGGTCGGGATCGCTGCGGGGATCGAAGCGAAGCGCAAAGGGCTCGCCGTGCGGTTATTGGAGCGCGGCACGGTCGCGCACACGGTCTACCGCTTTCCCTTGGACATGGTGTTTTTCAGCGAGGCGCGCAAGATCGAGGTGGGCGGGCACCCCTTCGTGAGCCTCGGTCCGAAACCCACGCGCAAGGAAGCCCTGACCTACTACCGGCGGGTGGTGGAGGCCGAGGGGCTGGAGGTCTGGACCTACACCGAGGTCACGCGCCTCGAGGGGCGCGAGGGCGCGTTCCGCGTGCACTACCGGGACCGAGAAGGGGAGGGGAGCCTCGAGGCCCGGTACGTGCTCGTCGCGACCGGGTACTTCGACGCCCCGAACCGGCTGGGGGTGCCGGGCGAGGAGTTGCCGCACGTCACCTACCGGTACACCGAGGCCGCGCCGTACTGGGGGCGGCGGGTCGTGGTGGTCGGCGGCTCGAACAGCGCGGTGGAGACCGCGCTCGACCTGTACCGCGGGGGCGCGCGGGTGACGCTTGTGCACCGGGGGCCCAGCGTGCGCCCGGGGGTGAAGTACTGGCTGCGTCCGGACTTCGAGAACCGTGTAAAAGAGGGTGCGATCCAGGCGCTCTATAACGCGCGGGTGACGGAGATCACCCCGCGGGCGGTCGTGGTGGAGCGGATGGGGGAACGCCTCGAGGTGCCCGCGGACTTCGTGGTGATCCAGATCGGGTACCGCGCGGTCGACGACCTGATCCGCAACGCCGGCGCGCGCTACGAGGGGGACAAGCCGCTGCTCAGCGAGGCGTTTGAGACGAGCGTGCCCGGCCTCTTCGTCGCCGGGTCCGCGGGGTTCGGGGCCAACACCCGCACCGTCTTCATCGAGAACGGCCGGGAGCACGCGGCTCAGGCCGTCGCGGAGATCGCCCGGCGGCTCGAGGCCGCCGGGGTGGAGGGCTAG
- a CDS encoding class II fumarate hydratase — MEYRIERDSMGELKVPKDAYYGAQTARAVANFPISGLRFPRTFIQALGAIKHAAAATNLELGLLDETRAKAIMQAAEEVIEGKLDDEFVVDIFQTGSGTSSNMNANEVIASRANEILTGKRGGKEPVHPNDHVNFGQSSNDTIPTAIHVAVALETHRTLLPALRELHAALLEKARAWDDVVKIGRTHLMDATPIRLGQEASGWARQVELGIQRLEDSLTRLYELAQGGTAVGTGINTHPEFGRRVAAKLAERFGLPFREAENHFEAQHSKDAAAEFAGQLSTVATSLMKIANDIRWLASGPRCGLGEIQLPAVQPGSSIMPGKVNPVIAEALMMVCAQVMGNAVTVQVANTHGNLDLNVMMPVIARNLLESVTFLGNAVRVFTEKAVRGMEANRERAEGYVEWSLSMVTSLAPVIGYDRAAEIAKRSVKEGRTVREICLEEKVLPEEELNRILDPRRMTEPGVAKE, encoded by the coding sequence ATGGAATACCGCATCGAACGCGACTCGATGGGCGAGCTGAAGGTCCCCAAGGACGCGTACTACGGCGCGCAGACCGCCCGTGCGGTGGCCAACTTCCCCATCAGCGGCCTGCGCTTCCCCCGCACCTTCATCCAGGCCTTAGGCGCCATCAAGCACGCCGCCGCCGCGACGAACCTCGAGCTCGGCCTGCTCGACGAGACCCGGGCTAAGGCCATTATGCAGGCCGCCGAGGAGGTCATCGAGGGCAAGCTCGACGATGAGTTCGTGGTGGACATCTTCCAAACCGGGTCCGGCACCTCGAGCAACATGAACGCCAACGAGGTGATCGCCTCCCGCGCGAACGAGATCCTCACCGGCAAGCGCGGCGGCAAGGAACCGGTTCACCCGAACGACCACGTGAACTTCGGCCAGTCCTCCAACGACACCATCCCCACCGCGATCCACGTCGCGGTCGCCCTCGAAACCCACCGGACGCTGCTGCCCGCCCTGCGCGAGTTGCACGCGGCTTTGCTCGAGAAGGCCCGGGCCTGGGACGACGTGGTCAAGATCGGCCGCACGCACCTGATGGACGCCACCCCCATCCGATTGGGCCAGGAGGCCTCGGGCTGGGCCCGCCAGGTCGAGCTCGGCATCCAGCGGCTCGAGGACAGCCTCACCCGCCTCTACGAGCTCGCCCAGGGCGGCACCGCGGTCGGGACCGGGATCAACACCCACCCCGAGTTCGGCCGGCGCGTAGCGGCGAAACTCGCCGAGCGTTTCGGGCTGCCCTTCCGGGAGGCGGAGAACCACTTCGAGGCGCAGCACTCCAAGGACGCCGCCGCGGAGTTCGCCGGGCAGCTCTCCACCGTGGCCACCAGCCTCATGAAGATCGCGAACGACATCCGCTGGCTGGCCTCCGGACCGCGCTGCGGCCTCGGGGAGATCCAGCTGCCCGCGGTGCAGCCCGGCTCGAGCATCATGCCTGGCAAGGTCAACCCCGTGATCGCCGAGGCCCTCATGATGGTGTGCGCCCAGGTCATGGGGAACGCCGTGACCGTACAGGTCGCGAACACGCACGGCAACCTGGACCTCAACGTCATGATGCCCGTCATCGCGCGGAACCTGCTCGAGTCCGTTACCTTCCTGGGGAACGCGGTGCGCGTGTTCACCGAGAAGGCCGTGCGGGGGATGGAGGCCAACCGCGAGCGGGCCGAAGGGTACGTGGAGTGGTCCCTCAGCATGGTGACCTCGCTCGCGCCGGTGATCGGGTACGACCGCGCCGCGGAGATCGCCAAGCGCTCCGTGAAGGAAGGCCGCACCGTGCGCGAGATCTGCCTCGAGGAGAAGGTGCTGCCCGAGGAGGAGCTCAACCGGATCCTCGACCCGCGCCGCATGACCGAGCCTGGGGTCGCCAAGGAGTAG
- a CDS encoding superoxide dismutase: MGYPFKLPELGYAYDALEPHIDARTMEIHHTKHHQAYVNNLNAALEKHPYLHGAGLEALLRNLAALPEEIQTAVRNNGGGHANHSLFWEVIAPGGSREPTGALAQAIQETFGSFEAFKERFAKAAATRFGSGWAWLAVDAFGKLHVFSTANQDSPLMQGFTPILGLDVWEHAYYLKYQNRRPEYIQAFWNVVNWDVVAQKYEAAK; this comes from the coding sequence ATGGGGTACCCGTTTAAGCTACCCGAACTCGGTTATGCCTACGACGCGCTCGAGCCGCACATCGACGCGCGCACCATGGAGATCCACCACACCAAGCACCACCAGGCGTACGTGAACAACCTGAACGCCGCTCTGGAGAAGCACCCGTACCTGCACGGGGCGGGCCTGGAGGCCCTGTTGCGGAACCTGGCGGCCCTGCCGGAGGAGATCCAGACCGCGGTGCGCAACAACGGCGGCGGGCACGCGAACCACAGCCTTTTCTGGGAGGTGATCGCGCCCGGCGGGAGCCGTGAACCCACCGGGGCGTTGGCCCAGGCGATCCAGGAGACCTTCGGCTCGTTCGAGGCCTTCAAGGAGCGGTTCGCTAAGGCTGCGGCGACCCGCTTCGGCTCGGGGTGGGCCTGGCTCGCGGTGGACGCCTTCGGGAAGCTGCACGTCTTCTCGACCGCGAACCAGGACAGCCCCCTCATGCAGGGCTTCACCCCCATCCTGGGCCTGGACGTGTGGGAGCACGCCTACTACCTGAAGTACCAGAACCGCCGTCCCGAGTACATCCAGGCCTTCTGGAACGTGGTGAACTGGGACGTGGTCGCTCAGAAGTACGAGGCGGCGAAGTAA
- a CDS encoding sensor histidine kinase, translating into MRRGAYRAIILGAGLAYLAPLLLLLLQAAASASPPLRAFYATHHAAVDMTAALLAASLGGGTALLVLGRVLRPWVRLEAALNALLSGKERLAPVGEAHADRVVARINTLLELQRDLVRLLELERARLARELHDGAIQSLLAARWALEEGDRDRALAALAEAEAVLRAATRGLMPPALEHLPLEDALTELGEQLGLSVTAHVEGTLDPEARLEAYRIVQHALHNAKRHGEAGRAWVRVTGGTEVTVRVEDDGHGEVLREGQGLELLRARLRLLGGRLEWKRSRRGSTALIAAWPRERSFEP; encoded by the coding sequence GTGCGACGGGGAGCCTACCGCGCCATCATCCTCGGAGCCGGCCTCGCGTACCTCGCGCCCCTCCTCCTCCTCTTGCTGCAAGCCGCCGCAAGCGCCAGCCCCCCCCTACGCGCCTTCTACGCCACCCACCACGCCGCCGTGGACATGACCGCGGCCCTCCTCGCGGCCAGCCTGGGCGGCGGCACCGCCCTACTGGTCCTCGGCCGCGTGCTGCGCCCCTGGGTGCGCCTCGAGGCGGCCCTAAACGCCCTGCTCTCCGGAAAGGAGCGCCTAGCCCCCGTAGGCGAAGCGCACGCGGACCGGGTCGTCGCGCGGATCAACACCCTGCTCGAGCTACAGCGCGACCTGGTGCGCCTCCTTGAGCTCGAGCGCGCCCGGCTGGCCCGCGAGCTGCACGACGGCGCGATCCAATCTCTCCTCGCGGCCCGCTGGGCCCTCGAGGAAGGCGACCGGGACCGTGCTCTCGCGGCGCTCGCCGAGGCGGAAGCGGTGCTGCGCGCCGCCACGCGGGGCCTCATGCCCCCCGCCCTGGAGCACCTGCCCCTCGAGGACGCCCTCACCGAGCTCGGCGAACAGCTGGGCCTGTCCGTCACCGCCCATGTGGAAGGCACGCTGGACCCGGAGGCCCGGCTCGAGGCCTACCGGATCGTGCAGCACGCCCTCCATAACGCCAAACGCCACGGGGAGGCCGGCCGGGCCTGGGTGCGCGTCACGGGCGGGACGGAGGTCACGGTGCGCGTGGAAGACGACGGGCATGGCGAGGTGCTGCGGGAAGGCCAGGGGCTCGAGCTGCTCCGCGCCCGATTGCGGTTATTGGGCGGCCGACTGGAATGGAAGCGGTCGCGCCGGGGCAGTACGGCCCTGATCGCGGCCTGGCCGCGGGAAAGGAGTTTTGAGCCGTGA
- a CDS encoding response regulator transcription factor, whose product MKILLVEDHHLVREGLTRLLREVLPDAQVRTAGCIAEARERLAWAERVLLDLSLPDGHGLGFLEEIARRHPDLPVVILTAYDEPAFQRRAAALGAVAFLSKADPPDALRQALVELKGPARSLPYTDRLSPTEQQVLALLGEGLSTAQIAQRLGVEEKTVYTHRRRLMFKLGLKSAQALVRFAALYHTGLTPPSGKKFS is encoded by the coding sequence GTGAAGATCCTTCTCGTGGAGGACCACCACCTGGTACGCGAGGGGCTCACGCGCCTCCTCCGCGAGGTCCTTCCCGACGCCCAGGTGCGGACCGCCGGCTGCATCGCTGAGGCACGGGAGCGGCTGGCCTGGGCGGAACGCGTTTTGCTGGACCTCTCCCTGCCCGACGGGCACGGCCTGGGCTTCCTCGAGGAGATCGCCCGGCGGCACCCGGACCTGCCCGTGGTGATCCTCACCGCCTACGACGAACCCGCGTTCCAGCGCCGCGCTGCGGCCCTCGGTGCCGTGGCCTTCCTCTCCAAAGCCGACCCGCCCGACGCGCTCCGCCAAGCGCTCGTCGAGCTCAAGGGACCAGCGCGGTCCCTCCCGTACACGGACCGGCTCTCCCCCACGGAACAGCAGGTCCTGGCCCTGTTGGGGGAGGGGCTCAGCACCGCCCAGATCGCCCAGCGGCTCGGCGTGGAGGAGAAGACCGTGTACACGCACCGCCGGCGCCTCATGTTCAAGCTGGGCCTGAAGAGCGCGCAGGCCCTCGTGCGCTTCGCTGCCCTGTACCACACCGGGCTCACCCCCCCGTCGGGTAAGAAATTCTCTTAG
- a CDS encoding FixH family protein codes for MRTRILLLTFLTLTACRPTGPAALEAKVEVHPWPPRVGPAVVQVIPPEDLRVQTLTVTGDMTHAGMQPVIAEARETRPGVWETQGFRFTMRGDWVLTVEATDANGRTYQQEVRLTVP; via the coding sequence ATGCGCACGCGAATCCTTCTCCTGACCTTCCTTACCCTCACAGCCTGTCGTCCCACAGGCCCCGCTGCGCTTGAAGCGAAGGTGGAGGTCCACCCCTGGCCGCCGCGCGTGGGCCCCGCGGTTGTGCAGGTCATCCCGCCCGAGGACCTTCGGGTGCAGACCCTGACCGTGACCGGGGACATGACGCACGCGGGCATGCAGCCGGTCATCGCCGAAGCCCGCGAGACGCGGCCGGGCGTCTGGGAGACCCAGGGGTTCCGCTTCACCATGCGGGGCGACTGGGTGCTCACGGTCGAGGCTACGGACGCGAACGGCCGAACCTACCAGCAGGAAGTACGGTTGACCGTGCCATGA
- a CDS encoding 4Fe-4S binding protein yields MIQPAPTRRWDLLRLPLVRRFVRWRYSRFVLQLPLFLLALLALFDGFTGRQLAPKNLATVSVWLHYRGLVVLAIALLGNVFCAACPLMLTRGASRALKRWLPEWRWPRRLRNKYGVLGLTLLYLFAYEYWDLWASPWLTAWLILGYFGAALVVNAIFPSGTFCKYVCPLGNFNFALATASPTQITARDPARCLTCEGKYCVNGRGAAYPGCETRLFVPQIQSNTDCTLCLNCVRACPYDNVALEVRSPVREWVTARYRPDWALFGALLLFAGVMNAFAMVPPYYALAEALARALGTTHEGVLLGVIFAAWVGIAGLLSVGLSLLSSWLAGIHERPLQAVRRWGAGYLPMAFAVWGAHYAYHFLTGWASIVPVTQQALGRLGLYPGRPDWALAAQVPEALLFPTAALAIYAGLAASSYVLVRRSLALGRGYAALPVLALLVYLAALTLWVLAQPMEMRGTLLAPSPSGGI; encoded by the coding sequence ATGATCCAACCAGCCCCCACCCGCCGCTGGGACCTGTTGCGCCTGCCCCTGGTACGCCGCTTCGTCCGGTGGCGTTACAGCCGGTTCGTCCTGCAGTTGCCGCTTTTCCTCCTCGCCCTCCTCGCGCTTTTCGACGGGTTCACGGGCCGTCAGCTCGCCCCCAAGAACCTCGCGACCGTCTCCGTATGGCTGCACTACCGGGGGCTCGTGGTGCTCGCGATCGCCCTGCTGGGCAACGTGTTCTGTGCGGCCTGCCCCTTGATGCTCACGCGGGGCGCGAGCCGGGCGCTCAAACGCTGGCTGCCCGAATGGCGCTGGCCCCGACGGCTCCGCAATAAGTACGGGGTGCTGGGGCTCACCCTCCTCTACCTCTTCGCCTACGAGTACTGGGACCTCTGGGCGAGCCCCTGGCTCACGGCCTGGCTGATCCTGGGGTACTTCGGCGCGGCTCTGGTGGTGAACGCCATCTTCCCCTCGGGCACGTTCTGCAAGTACGTCTGTCCCCTCGGGAACTTCAACTTCGCGCTTGCCACCGCGTCCCCCACCCAGATCACCGCGCGCGACCCCGCCCGTTGCCTTACCTGCGAGGGCAAGTACTGCGTCAACGGCCGGGGCGCGGCGTACCCGGGGTGCGAAACCCGCCTGTTCGTGCCGCAGATCCAGAGCAACACGGACTGCACCCTCTGCCTCAACTGCGTGCGGGCCTGCCCCTACGACAACGTAGCCCTCGAGGTCCGGTCCCCCGTGCGCGAGTGGGTTACGGCCCGTTACCGGCCGGACTGGGCGCTGTTCGGCGCGCTGCTCCTATTCGCCGGGGTCATGAACGCCTTCGCGATGGTCCCCCCCTACTACGCGCTGGCCGAAGCGCTGGCCCGCGCGCTCGGCACGACCCACGAGGGCGTGCTGCTCGGCGTCATCTTCGCCGCGTGGGTCGGGATCGCGGGCCTGCTCAGCGTGGGACTCAGCCTGCTCTCGAGCTGGCTCGCGGGAATCCACGAGCGCCCCCTACAGGCCGTGCGCCGCTGGGGCGCGGGGTACCTTCCCATGGCCTTCGCCGTGTGGGGCGCGCACTACGCCTACCACTTCCTCACCGGGTGGGCTTCGATCGTGCCGGTCACCCAACAAGCCCTGGGCCGTTTGGGCCTCTACCCGGGAAGGCCGGACTGGGCGCTCGCCGCTCAGGTGCCTGAAGCCCTCCTCTTCCCCACCGCGGCGCTCGCGATCTACGCGGGGCTGGCCGCCTCGAGTTACGTCCTCGTGCGGCGAAGCCTCGCGCTCGGGCGGGGGTACGCGGCCCTACCGGTCCTGGCGCTGCTCGTTTACCTGGCCGCGCTCACGCTGTGGGTCCTGGCGCAACCCATGGAGATGCGGGGCACCCTGCTCGCCCCGTCCCCCTCGGGAGGGATCTAG